A genomic region of Magnolia sinica isolate HGM2019 chromosome 6, MsV1, whole genome shotgun sequence contains the following coding sequences:
- the LOC131249660 gene encoding uncharacterized protein LOC131249660 produces the protein MSLLETITIAKSESQTPKTPSKHSIILNPDPIFPLLKPEPKSSSNNLINPITGWQISAVDSHVIESNHRFFSKLKRKLKSPNTLTSDEFLRILNSFLEKTREGIGLSIGVGPTDPDYTRLAISKLAFVISRDVAGLISEACVALGLWELTDALIAHGLVVGCSSSVNLIEDLIRKNRSNSICLYIRSVSDLRSSELLLILKYFLSPSKDGYHSMISVRKEWERLAILSTEKAIENTLTKEKSRLARQAAVLLMMAHDGFSAYELCLHYLFGSNNVDGLALSWAVARLDGSEVLRLVKYLGKWLRKYEKFPEAGPCPGAVALGLEACEWVPTVDSIVGCLAVVLDEHFSYLALYNELHEEMRSMEKLVRSFTAEAELCCSVASLIENLRADAGSRGGA, from the coding sequence ATGTCGCTGCTCGAAACCATCACGATTGCAAAATCCGAATCTCAGACCCCCAAAACCCCATCCAAACACTCCATCATTCTCAATCCCGACCCCATATTCCCCCTCTTAAAGCCAGAACCTAAATCCTCTTCTAACAACCTCATCAACCCCATCACGGGATGGCAAATCTCAGCCGTCGATTCTCATGTTATCGAATCCAACCATCGATTCTTCAGCAAACTCAAGCGCAAGCTCAAGTCCCCAAACACCCTCACCTCAGATGAATTCTTGCGAATCCTCAACTCCTTCCTTGAGAAAACCCGGGAAGGTATCGGCCTATCGatcggggtgggccccactgatcccGACTACACCCGCCTTGCGATCTCAAAATTGGCATTCGTGATATCCCGGGATGTCGCGGGGCTAATTTCGGAGGCTTGTGTGGCCCTCGGACTGTGGGAATTGACAGACGCTCTGATTGCCCATGGACTTGTCGTGGGCTGTTCGTCCTCAGTGAATCTGATTGAAGATCTCATACGGAAGAACAGGTCGAATTCGATCTGTCTTTATATCAGGAGTGTTTCCGATCTCCGATCGTCGGAACTTCTCCTCATTTTGAAGTATTTCCTTTCTCCATCCAAAGACGGTTACCACAGTATGATTAGCGTGAGAAAGGAATGGGAAAGGCTGGCAATCTTATCAACCGAGAAAGCGATTGAGAACACATTGACTAAAGAGAAGTCCCGCCTGGCGAGGCAGGCTGCAGTTCTCCTCATGATGGCGCATGATGGGTTTTCAGCATATGAGCTATGCTTGCACTATCTGTTTGGATCGAACAATGTCGATGGGTTGGCGTTGTCATGGGCTGTTGCAAGGCTCGATGGGTCTGAGGTGTTGAGGTTAGTGAAGTATTTGGGGAAGTGGTTGAGGAAGTATGAGAAGTTTCCAGAGGCGGGGCCATGCCCTGGTGCTGTGGCTTTGGGATTGGAAGCTTGCGAGTGGGTCCCAACAGTCGATTCAATTGTGGGGTGTCTTGCAGTGGTGTTGGATGAGCATTTCTCCTACTTGGCTTTGTATAATGAGTTACATGAAGAGATGAGATCAATGGAGAAGCTTGTGAGATCGTTCACAGCAGAAGCTGAGTTGTGTTGTTCAGTGGCGAGTTTAATTGAGAATCTGAGAGCGGATGCTGGCAGTCGTGGAGGTGCGTAG